A single genomic interval of Anthonomus grandis grandis chromosome 17, icAntGran1.3, whole genome shotgun sequence harbors:
- the LOC126746067 gene encoding protein rogdi, with translation MVDCEKAETINLQKEFEWVLNQEIHKGLDQIHQILVECARRFPVQLYGHDNSSKQDKFVLSVAADQLKCVVTLTGDSITHADINFKVTRQNSATIVRTTIQTEYPWKLQQVQDAANHLQQAIYHIDDVGKNYKFKSSDEVLHILGNILGSLQRGRTSLIVPRKKTMDDLIKSRNMKSLSPNLSEDLAISFYIQSHKLIFAIYQLVHSHGEMKYESTHAECSVPWLNEVLLLFTVGLQLCQQLKDKICVFSQYKDFTVGSRPPSPL, from the exons ATGGTCGACTGTGAAAAAGCTGAAACAATTAATTTg CAAAAAGAGTTCGAATGGGTCCTGAACCAGGAGATCCACAAGGGACTGGACCAGATCCATCAAATTCTTGTG gAATGCGCTAGGAGATTTCCAGTTCAGTTATATGGACATGACAATTCGAGTAAACAGGATAAATTTGTCTTGTCTGTGGCAGCAGATCAGTTGAAATGTGTGGTGACATTGACTGGGGACAGTATTACTCATGCT GacataaattttaaagtgaCAAGGCAAAACTCGGCTACAATAGTGAGGACCACTATACAAACTGAATATCCGTGGAAGTTGCAGCAAGTGCAAGATGCTGCCAACCATTTACAGCAGGCCATTTATCATATCGATGATGTGGGAAAGAATTACAAGTTTAA gtcTTCAGATGAAGTTTTACACATATTGGGAAACATTTTGGGTAGTCTCCAGCGGGGCAGGACAAGCCTAATAGTGCCCAGAAAGAAAACTATGGATGACTTAATTAAGAGTCGCAATATG AAATCTCTATCGCCGAACTTATCAGAAGATTTAGCCATAAGCTTCTACATACAAAGTCACAAACTGATATTCGCTATTTACCAATTGGTACATAGTCACGGAGAAATGAAATATGAGTCTACACATGCCGAATGTTCTGTACCATGGTTAAACGAGGTACTTCTGCTGTTTACTGTAGGGCTACAGTTGTGCCAACAGCTAAAAGACAAG ATCTGTGTCTTTTCTCAGTATAAAGATTTCACTGTGGGATCCAGACCGCCTAGTCCCTTATAA